A genomic segment from Saimiri boliviensis isolate mSaiBol1 chromosome 14, mSaiBol1.pri, whole genome shotgun sequence encodes:
- the LOC101043210 gene encoding zinc finger and SCAN domain-containing protein 5B-like, whose product MAANCTPSWGQGQACNSPGSELPRSVASPETPLGNHDRNPETWHMNFRMFSCPERSDPIQALRKLTELCHLWLRPDLHTKEQILDMLVMEQFMISMPQELQVLVMMNGVRSCKELEDLLRNNGRPKKWSVVNLLGNEYLMLDSDAEMAEAPASVRDDLREVSSQRASSVNDMHPGEGQASRELQTLPRVPALSRGQGGDFLLPETTDIKGNPKSPGPKQTLEKNLKENSEEKPGLTSPEPQLPKGHADLERAKDGKEPQKRASVENVDADTASACAVETEASTHSEDRDSPNPRGPKRSKPDATSISQEEPQGGATPVGNRDSPGPAGMNPVHSPGLESTGSHPDGQEAAALLPFACDVCSKRFKYYGKLDIHKRSHTGERSFQCNLCGKRFMQSSDLRVHQRTHTGEKPYTCEVCQKQFTRTFSLKCHKRSHTGEKPYKCDICKRDFTYRKNLKEHQRIHSGEKPHKCSTCPRAFGRLETLKRHQKTHCKTTSW is encoded by the exons ATGGCTGCAAACTGCACACCCTCATGGGGTCAGGGACAAGCGTGCAACAGTCCTGGGTCAGAGCTGCCACGGTCTGTGGCATCCCCAGAAACTCCACTTGGAAATCATGACCGGAACCCTGAGACTTGGCACATGAACTTCAGGATGTTCAGCTGCCCGGAGCGGTCGGACCCCATCCAGGCTCTGAGGAAACTCACTGAGCTGTGCCATCTGTGGCTGAGGCCCGACCTCCACACCAAAGAGCAGATCCTGGACATGCTGGTGATGGAGCAGTTCATGATCTCCATGCCCCAGGAGCTCCAGGTCTTAGTCATGATGAACGGTGTGCGGAGCTGCAAAGAGCTGGAGGACCTGCTACGGAACAACGGAAGACCCAAGAAATGG TCTGTGGTCAACTTGCTTGGCAACGAATATCTTATGCTGGACTCAGATGCTGAGATGGCCGAAGCCCCCGCCAGCGTCAGGGATGATCTGAGAGAAGTGTCCAGCCAGCGGGCCTCCTCTGTGAACGACATGCACCCGGGGGAAGGCCAGGCCAGCCGAGAGCTGCAGACCCTGCCCAGGGTCCCCGCACTGTCCAGGGGGCAG GGAGGGGACTTCCTGCTGCCAGAGACTACTGACATAAAAGGTAACCCAAAGTCTCCAGGACCCAAGCAGACCTTGGAGAAGAATCTGAAGGAAAACAGCGAAGAGAAGCCAGGACTCACATCCCcagagcctcagcttccaaagGGCCACG CAGATCTGGAGAGGGCAAAGGATGGGAAGGAACCCCAAAAAAGAGCCTCTGTGGAGAATGTGGATGCTGACACAGCTTCTGCCTGCGCGGTGGAGACAGAAGCTTCGACTCACAGCGAGGACAGAGACTCTCCGAATCCGAGAGGTCCCAAAAGAAGCAAACCAGACGCCACCTCCATTTCCCAAGAAGAGCCTCAAGGAGGAGCCACACCtgtgggcaacagagactccccGGGCCCAGCTGGGATGAATCCGGTTCATTCCCCAGGCCTTGAGAGCACAGGCAGTCACCCCGATGGCCAAGAAGCCGCGGCACTGCTGCCCTTTGCGTGTGACGTGTGCAGTAAGAGGTTTAAGTATTACGGCAAGCTAGACATCCACAAGAGATCACACACAGGAGAGAGAAGCTTTCAGTGTAATCTCTGTGGGAAGCGCTTCATGCAGTCCTCAGACCTCCGAGTTCACCAGCGCACCCACACGGGCGAGAAGCCCTACACGTGTGAAGTCTGCCAGAAGCAGTTCACCAGGACATTCTCCTTGAAATGTCACAAGAGGAgccacacaggggagaagccctacAAATGTGACATCTGCAAGAGAGATTTCACCTACAGGAAAAACTTGAAAGAGCACCAGCGCATCCACTCTGGAGAGAAACCCCATAAATGCTCCACATGTCCAAGAGCCTTCGGTCGGCTTGAAACGTTAAAACGTCACCAGAAAACACATTGCAAAACCACTTCCTGGTGA